ATTCCGCACGGCGACCGACACGGTGCGCATTCGTGACGTGGAGATCCGTTACGCTGCGGGCCAACATCTGCTTCGCCCGGGCGTGCTCTATCGGCGCTGCTTCCTGCTGCCGGGCCATCTGTTTAATGAACGCGACGCCGAGCGGACTTACTCTTCGCTGGCCGGATTGGGAGCCCTGCGGCATGTGAGCCTGCGATACGAGGAAACCACGGATAACCCCTCGGACACCGTAAGGCTCCAAACGACCATCATTACTGCAGCCGCCCCACCGCAGGGTTTCGGATTGGAACTTGAAGGCACCAACTCCGGCGGTGATCTGGGCTTCGCCTCGGCCGTTAGTTACCGTCATCGCAACCTGCTGAGGGGCTCGGAACTTTTGTCGACACGAGTCCGCGGTGCGTACGAGGCCCTTTCCGGCGGCGATCGCAGGAGTGGTTGGGGCAATTACTGGGAATTTGAAACGGAAGCCTCTATCCATTTCCCGACATTCCTCCTCCCCTTCGCCAGTTACGCCTTCCGGCGGCGCATGCGGGCCACCACCGAGTTCAAAATCAGCTATGATCAGCAGCGCCGACCCGAATATCGACGTGCCATCATATCCGGCGGCTGGAATTATAACTGGCAAACGGGCGCGTCCAACCACCCTGCGCGCCACACACTTAAGCTCATTGATGTCGATTACATATACATGCTGCACGTCGACACGGCTTTCAGAAGTCGATTACCTGAGCTGACGGCTAAATACAACTACTCCGACATGTTCATCGTAAGCAGTGGCTATACATACTCGCTCAACAGTTACGACCCGATGCGTCGGAACCGCAGCGCGCATTCCCTTCGTGCGGCGATCGAGCTGGCCGGCAATGCGCTCTATGGCCTCTCGCATTTGTTAGGCGCATCCCGCGGCGCGGACGGTAGTTATAAGCTCTTCGGAACGACTTATTCGCAGTTCGTGAAGGCCGACATCGACTATGCCCGCAGTATCGTTCTCGATGCACGAAACAGCGTCGCTTTTCACATCGGTGGCGGGCTGGGCGTTCCCTACGGAAACTCCACGGAAATACCCTTCGTGCGCCGATACTATGCCGGCGGCGCAAATAATAATCGCGGGTGGTCCGTCCGCACACTTGGCCCGGGCAGTATGGCGGACGAGGAGTCCACGTCGTTCATCAACCAAGTGGGCGACATCCGACTCGATGCGAACATCGAATACCGCACACGCCTCTTCTGGAAGTTCGAGCTCGCCGCCTACATAGATGCTGGAAATATTTGGACCATACGTCGTTACGGCTATCAGCCCGACGGCGATTTTCGCCTTTCACGCTTCTACCGTGAGATCGCCCTCTCGTACGGACTCGGTCTCCGACTCGATTTTGACTATTTCCTCATCCGCTTCGATACCGGACTCAAGGCCTACGACCCCGGACAACGCGGTGCGCGTCGCTGGGCCATCTCCCGCCCCAATCTGACCAACAATTTCGCTTGGCATTTCGCTATCGGTTATCCGTTCTGACCGAAAATCGGGAAACGAAATCTGAACCGTTCTGCATGCACGGTTATCATTCCTTTTTGGGTGTACCTATTGTGCACTCGGTAGAGGTGTATTGCATATGCCCCTGCATATACCCTGCCGTCTGCATGAGTAGTATTCTTTATCGGTATAAGTTATTCATCGCCTGGTAGGGGCGTAAAAGCATACGTCCCCGCATGTACCCTATATGTAAATGGGTAGACCCAAAGGAATGAGCAGACCTATACATTCTCCCAATCAGGATTCAATCTATTCCTATCTGTATTTATCTGCATGCTACAGATGTATTGTAGGGCATATGCTTTTGCGCCCCAATCCTGTACATGATAGATCTTCCAAAATAAAAATGATACCTACACAAGCAGCGTGATTCACCTTTTGTTTTTCAATTTTTGATTACGCATATCGTAGGGGTATACACACGGTATACGCATGCTATACCTTTACGTCATTTAACCTATAAAACAAATCTCGATTCCATACTCCGCACGCTGAATGACTTAAAAACAAGTTCTGTTTTCCCACTCTGCACGCTGCGGAGTACGAAAACAAAATCTGTTTTCCGCATTCCGCAGTGTGCAGACCTCAAAAACAAAGTTTGTTTTGGCACTCTGCAGTGTGCAGAACCCAAAAACAGATCTTGTTTTCGCACTCCGCAGCGTGCAAAACCCAAAAACAGACTTTGTTTTTCTACTCCGCAGCGTGCAGAACCTCAAAACAGACTTTGTTTTCCTACTCTGCAGCGTGCAGAGTTGCCATTCAGCGTTTGTTTTTATACCCCGCAAACGGCTCGCCAGCAACTCAATAAGCCGCTTTACAGCCATTCTGCATACGGACCTATCTCTACGCAAACCGTTTTCCCATCCTGAAGAAAAAAAAGCTCCCCCCACGTATCACGCAGGGGGAGCTCTATCTTGACGGTTATCAAGTGATGTGAAAATTTTCAGGTCTTAAACTAAGGACACTTCTCAGGAGAAATGGTTCCGCATCTCTCCTATGGGCGAACAAATATATGTATTCTTTTAGAACTGCAACCCTGCAGTCGGCATAATCAATAAAATAAAAACGGCCGGACAGGTGCAGCGGCTGCGTAACTGCATCTGTCCGGCCGGATAGGCTGTCCGTCAGACGGCCCATGTGGTCGTGCGATCTATTTTATCTCATAGTCCATGCCGGTCACCTGGAACTCCGTCCGCCGATTCAGTTGGTCGGCCACTTCTTGCTGCTCCTGCGGCAGACTGTTGACGAACTCCTCACTGAGCACAGTGCCCTCGGGCAAGAAGGGATACTTCTCGGCCAGCTTGGCCGTGATGGTCTTCGGAACCATTTTGCCGTACCCTTTGGCCGTCAGGCGTGCCGCGTCGATGCCCGCAGCGATGAGGTAATCCACGACCGACTGTGCGCGGCGTTGCGCCAGACCCTCATTATAGGCGTCCGATCCCTTCCGATCGGTGTGCGCACCCAGCTCGATCCGCGCAGAGGGGTTATCACGAAGCAGTTTGATCAACCGATCCAAGGCTTCCTTTGACTCGGGGCGAAGCGTTGCACGATCGAAATCGTAGAAGATGTTCTCAACAACGACCGGCTTGTCGGTGGGCGAGAGGAAGAAGTCCACGTAGTACGTCTCATTCTTCTCCTCCGCCTCGGTCTTCAGCTCGAAATTTTGGTTGAGGTAGTTGGGCGCTTCGGCCATCATCACGTAGTCCATCCCCCGGGCAAGCTCGACGCTGTACGACCCGTCTTTCTTAACCGGTATCTTGCGGTTCATGCCGTCACGACCTACAATTCGGACGATGGCTTTATCGATGGGCACCTCGTCGACATCGGAAACGTAACCATCAATCTTCATCGTGAACGTGGGATACTCGAACGAATAGATGTGATCCCAGCCCCGCGCATCGCCGCGATTAGAGGAGAAAAGTCCGCGCTCGCGTTGTCCCTCGAACGTGATACCGAAATCGTCGAACGACGAGTTGATGGGCGCGCCGAGGTTCTCCACGTGCCATTGCCCGGCGCTGTCCTGCTTGGCGCGGAACAGGTCGAGCCCGCCCATCCCGGGATGCCCGTCGGAGGCGAAGTAGATCGTCACCGAGTCGCGGACGTAGGGAAACAGCTCATCGCCCGCCGTATTGATCACGGGGCCAAGGTTCTCCATGCCGCCAAAGTCCGAACCGCCTACGATTCGCGATCGGAAGAGGTCCTTGCCACCGTATCCGCCGACGGATTCGGCCACGAAATAGAGGTACTTCCCGTCGGGCGAAACCGCTGGGTGGGCCAGCAGCGTGATCGAGTCCTTCAACACGTTCGCACGCTGACCCTTGCTCCATGCAGCCCCGCTGCGCAAGGATTGGTAGATCTCAGCCGTGCGCGGCTCGGTAGCGTCGACGGCGCAGAAGGTGTAGTACATCGTGTTGCCATCTCGGGTGAACGAGGGCGTACCCTGATCATACTCGCTGGCCACTGGGTCCTCCACCTCCTTCGGCTTTGTCCAGACGCCCTGCTCATTCTTCTTGGCGAAGAAGAGCGCATTGTTTTTCAGCCCCGTGATAGCATTGACGGAATCCTTATGGACGATCCCCTGGGTGGAGTTGAAGTAAACTTGATCGTATTTGTCACCATAATACATGGGGCAGCACTCACTGCGCCGAGAATTGAAGACCTCCATGCGGGAGACCTGGTAAAGCGTCGGCCGATCGCGCCATCTGACGGCCGAATCACAGCCCGCCAAAGCCAGTACGGCACGCTGATCCGTGGGCGCCTCAGCCAAATATTCGCGGTAATACCGGGCGGCCTCGTCGTAGCGTCCCTCTTTCTGACACGCCTGACCGAGTCTGAAGCGCAAGAGGCTGTCCGGATAATCGTAACGGAGGGCATTGAGGTAGGCACTGATCGCTCGGCCGTTGTTGTTTACGCGCTGGTTGCAGTATCCCATGCGGTAAGCGATGTAAGCGCGCAAGTCCTTCTGGTCGGGCTTCGACTTGGTGTAGAGCTTCCGATACATCTCCGCCGCGGCATAGTACTCTCCGAGTTGCTGTTTTTCCTCGGCATCCTTCAGCTTGACCGTCTTGCAAGACGTGACGAGGCCGATCAGCAGGCAGCAGACCAGGGAAAGCGCCGCATGTTTTCTAATTGCGTACAGGGTTTTCATTTCTAATTGAACGAAGCAAGTTTGGGGGTTATTGCTGCACAGTCCGTGTGTCGATCCAGGACGACGGACTATAACAACAGCGAGCTATCGCCGTAGCTCAAGAATCGGAAGTCGTGCGCCAAGGCGTAGTCGTAGATCGTGCGCCAATCCCCACCCACGAAGGCCGAGACAAGCAGCAGCAGGGTGCTCTGTGGCTGGTGGAAGTTGGTGACCATACCGCGTACGATCTTGAACTGGTACCCCGGCGCAATGATGATCTGTGTGGCGGCCCACAGGCGATCCATCCCGCGGCGGTCCAGGTAGCTAAGGATGGCCCGGAGCGCCTCCTCCGCCGTCAGCGTGGGTGCATCGGCGTCGTACGGCTCCCATTGGCCCACGGTGAACGCTCCGTCGGCCGACTCGTCCGCTCCATCCCGCGCCAACGCACAACCGATATAATAGAGACTCTCGAGCGTACGTACCGACGTCGTACCCACGGCGATCACATGCTCCGGCTTAGCCAGCAGTCGGTCCACTGTCCGCCGCGTGACCGCAAAGTGCTCCGTGTGCATCGCATGACCGCCGATCGTGTCACTCTTGACGGGGCGGAAAGTTCCAGCGCCTACGTGTAGCGTCACTTCTTCGCGCTCGATCCCTCGGGCGTCCAGCTCGGCCAACACCGCAGGCGTGAAGTGCAGCCCGGCCGTAGGCGCCGCCACGGAGCCCTTGACCTTCGAATAGACGGTCTGATACGTCTGCAGATCTTGCGCCTCTGTCTCACGGTGCAGATAGGGCGGAATGGGCAGTACGCCGACAGCCTCGAGCACGTCGGAGAAGGTGCAGCGGGGATTGTCCCAGTGGAAATCGACGAGATCGCCCGCCTCGCCCGCTACGGAGACGCGTTCGGCCGAGAGCGTAACTGGTTCACCGCCGACGGTGACCGTGGTGTGCAGCTGGCCCGACTTCCATCGCTTGCTGTTGCCCACGAGGCAATGCCAGGTGCAATGGGCCGTCTGTGCAAACGACTGCTCATAGTCGCTCGGCACGGCTGGCTCGAGGCAGAAGATTTCGATCATGGCGCCGGTGTCCTTACGGAACAGTAGGCGGGCCCGAATGACCCGGGTGTTGTTGAAGACAAGCAGTGCACCGTCCGGCAGGCAGTCGGGCAAGTGGCGGAAGAGCGTCTCGCGGATCTGCCCACCGCGATAGATGAGCAGTTTGGAGGCGTCGCGCTCGGCCAGGGGGTACTTCGCAATCCGATCGTCGGGGAGTGCGTACGCGTAATCGCTGATGTGTATCTGTTGGGGGGTATGCATAACGGCGGACAAATGTAGGGCGTACAGCTTCAGATTCACCGCCTACTTTTGCCGGCCATCACACACACTCCTATTAATGTAGACACACGATGAAGACTAAAACACGTAACGTTTGCACGCGACTCCTGACCGTCGCTACTGGACTGATCCTCCTGGCTACCGCTTCCGTAGCGCAAGACTTGAACAACGACGCCCGCATCCGCGCTCGCATGGAGCGGGCCATGCGACGCGATTCCGTCGCCCAATCGGCCGAGCCGACCCACACCTCGCAGCCCACCGTCCGCCAGCGTACCACCACGCCCGACACCCTCCGCGCGGAGCCCAGCGACCTGAACGCCCGCCTACTGGAGCGGATGGAGCGCCGTGCCCGACGTGACACGACCCTGGAACGCCCCGCAGCCACCGACCTCAGCACGCCCATCATCCTCCCCACGGAACCGCTCACCATGTCCGACCGCGCGCTCTACTGGTCGCGCTACTGGAGGAGCGCCACGGGCCGCATACCGAGCTACTTCACCTTCAACGACACCATCATCGTCAACCCGCTCTTCATGCCCGTGCTCTTCAAAAAGAAGAACCTCGACAATGCGCGGCGCATCGTCTTCTACCGCCCCATGGATCTCAACGATCGACCGTGGGAGCGCTCCCTCTACCGCCCCATTCACCCCTTTGAACGGGCCGAAAACCGCATCATCATCCAGGACTACGCCTATCGCTACGTGCGCCATTACCACCCGAACTACTTCCGCCACAGTGCCGACGACCTGCCCGTGGAGCGCACGCTGCGAATGCGCATGAACGGCAATGTGCAGGTGCCCGTCTACCACGTCGAGCGCTCGGCCAACGACTACGACGCGCCCCCGAAGTTCATCCCCGACCGCCGCTACTGGACCTCGTCGCTCGAAAGCTCCCTCCGCTTCTCACAGAACTACGTCTCGCCCAACTGGTACAAAGAGGGCAACAGCAACCTGAACATCCTCTCCAAAAACCTCTTCCAGTACAACTACGCCCGCGACCGCATCCAGCTCAAGAACCTCCTCCAGGTCGACCTCAGCGTCTACACCGCCTCCGACGACACGCTCCGCAACTACAAGTTCGGCGACAACCTCTTCCGCCTTTACACCAACTTCGGCTACCGCGCCTTCAGCCGCTGGTTCTACACCATCGACGGCGAACTCAAGACGCCACTCGTGGCCAACTATAAGAAGAACACCAACGTCCGCCAGGTGGCCCTCCTCTCGCCCTACATCGTCAACGTGGGCCTGGGTATGAAGTACGACCTGGAGAAGAAATTCCGCACCCGCGGCCGCTCGCTCAAGCTGGCCGTCAACATCGCACCCATCTCCTACACCCACATGTACAGCCTCGACGCCGCCGTCGACCGCAGCCCCCACGGCTTCCCCAAAGACGCCTCCGGAGGCTACGAACGCGTGCTGCATAAGATCGGCTCCACGGTTCGTATGGACATGGTACTCAAGCCCAACCACAACGTCACGTGGAAATCACGCCTCTACTACAACACCACCTACCGGAACATCCTGGCCGAGTTCGAAAACTCGCTCGACATGGCCTTCAGCCGCTTCTTCTCGACCATGATCAACGTCTACCTCCGCTTCGACGACAGCGTCACGAAGACGCCCGGCTACGATTCCTACGTCCAAACGAACCAGATCCTCAGTTTCGGCTTCAGCTACAAGTGGGATTAGCCTGAAGGGCAGACCCGCGGGCATCCGCCGCCCGTCATCCGGCCCTATTCTATAAGGTATAAGCAAAGGGAGCTCATCCGTGGGCTCCCTTTCTTGTTTCGTCCGCTTGCGTTATCCATGTGTCATCAAAATTCGATCACGTGAGAGGTAAAAAACCTCACGCGTCATCAAAATTCGATCACGTGAGAGGTAAAAAACCTCACGCGTCATCAAAATTCGATCACGCGAGAGGTAAAAAACCTCACACGTCATCAAAATTCGATCACGCGTGAACAAAATTTGATCACACGCCAGCTTTTTGTTACTCGCGCGTCATCAAAATTTGATCACGTAAGAGGTAAAAAAGCTCATGCGTCATCAAAATTTGATCACGCACCAGCTTCTTGTTGCTCGTGTGTCATCAAAATTTGATCACTCGCCAGCTTGTTGTTGCTCGCGCGTCATCAAAATTTGATCACACAAGCATCATTCAAAGACAGCCGCTACCTTTACGCCATCAATCATAACCCCTACTGCGATGAACAAGACGAAAAATCTGGTCTCGGCCACGCTCAGCGAGGCATCATGCGACAAAATCCAAGAGATGATCAAGAAAATCGAGTCCGAACTGCCTTTCCTGATCGCCCTCTCTACCGCTGACAAGCGGCGCATCAGGCCCTCCGGCCCGCGCACCGCCGCTTTTGTCGACATGGCCCTCCGCGGCGCCCAGAGCTTCCCCAAATACCTCTTGTCGACCTTCGACGTGGACGAGTTCGAGCACGACGTCCTGCTTATGCACCGACTCAAAGGCCTCCGCGCCTCCGTCGC
The sequence above is drawn from the Tannerella serpentiformis genome and encodes:
- the tamL gene encoding translocation and assembly module lipoprotein TamL — its product is MPRITPVLLALLVLASCSTTRYVGEGEYLLDRVRVEADYSPIPTSELKSYLHQHPNQKIFGLLKWPLYVYDWSSDRGRWSDRLLRRMGEAPVIMDTSLIVLSRDELRRYMVNKGFVQAAVDYAIDTSRSRRATVRYRIRSGAPYLIASYRLEPGDDRMDSLLRTEPTPIRVGQRFDRDELEQERQRITSLMRRNGYFAFHRDYIYFSADSSVPERVDLVMRIRPVRIATDSLPIEHPHRLYCVDSVRILVDSRTHLTDSSTLFRTATDTVRIRDVEIRYAAGQHLLRPGVLYRRCFLLPGHLFNERDAERTYSSLAGLGALRHVSLRYEETTDNPSDTVRLQTTIITAAAPPQGFGLELEGTNSGGDLGFASAVSYRHRNLLRGSELLSTRVRGAYEALSGGDRRSGWGNYWEFETEASIHFPTFLLPFASYAFRRRMRATTEFKISYDQQRRPEYRRAIISGGWNYNWQTGASNHPARHTLKLIDVDYIYMLHVDTAFRSRLPELTAKYNYSDMFIVSSGYTYSLNSYDPMRRNRSAHSLRAAIELAGNALYGLSHLLGASRGADGSYKLFGTTYSQFVKADIDYARSIVLDARNSVAFHIGGGLGVPYGNSTEIPFVRRYYAGGANNNRGWSVRTLGPGSMADEESTSFINQVGDIRLDANIEYRTRLFWKFELAAYIDAGNIWTIRRYGYQPDGDFRLSRFYREIALSYGLGLRLDFDYFLIRFDTGLKAYDPGQRGARRWAISRPNLTNNFAWHFAIGYPF
- the porE gene encoding PorE family type IX secretion system protein, translated to MKTLYAIRKHAALSLVCCLLIGLVTSCKTVKLKDAEEKQQLGEYYAAAEMYRKLYTKSKPDQKDLRAYIAYRMGYCNQRVNNNGRAISAYLNALRYDYPDSLLRFRLGQACQKEGRYDEAARYYREYLAEAPTDQRAVLALAGCDSAVRWRDRPTLYQVSRMEVFNSRRSECCPMYYGDKYDQVYFNSTQGIVHKDSVNAITGLKNNALFFAKKNEQGVWTKPKEVEDPVASEYDQGTPSFTRDGNTMYYTFCAVDATEPRTAEIYQSLRSGAAWSKGQRANVLKDSITLLAHPAVSPDGKYLYFVAESVGGYGGKDLFRSRIVGGSDFGGMENLGPVINTAGDELFPYVRDSVTIYFASDGHPGMGGLDLFRAKQDSAGQWHVENLGAPINSSFDDFGITFEGQRERGLFSSNRGDARGWDHIYSFEYPTFTMKIDGYVSDVDEVPIDKAIVRIVGRDGMNRKIPVKKDGSYSVELARGMDYVMMAEAPNYLNQNFELKTEAEEKNETYYVDFFLSPTDKPVVVENIFYDFDRATLRPESKEALDRLIKLLRDNPSARIELGAHTDRKGSDAYNEGLAQRRAQSVVDYLIAAGIDAARLTAKGYGKMVPKTITAKLAEKYPFLPEGTVLSEEFVNSLPQEQQEVADQLNRRTEFQVTGMDYEIK
- a CDS encoding DUF3078 domain-containing protein, which encodes MKTKTRNVCTRLLTVATGLILLATASVAQDLNNDARIRARMERAMRRDSVAQSAEPTHTSQPTVRQRTTTPDTLRAEPSDLNARLLERMERRARRDTTLERPAATDLSTPIILPTEPLTMSDRALYWSRYWRSATGRIPSYFTFNDTIIVNPLFMPVLFKKKNLDNARRIVFYRPMDLNDRPWERSLYRPIHPFERAENRIIIQDYAYRYVRHYHPNYFRHSADDLPVERTLRMRMNGNVQVPVYHVERSANDYDAPPKFIPDRRYWTSSLESSLRFSQNYVSPNWYKEGNSNLNILSKNLFQYNYARDRIQLKNLLQVDLSVYTASDDTLRNYKFGDNLFRLYTNFGYRAFSRWFYTIDGELKTPLVANYKKNTNVRQVALLSPYIVNVGLGMKYDLEKKFRTRGRSLKLAVNIAPISYTHMYSLDAAVDRSPHGFPKDASGGYERVLHKIGSTVRMDMVLKPNHNVTWKSRLYYNTTYRNILAEFENSLDMAFSRFFSTMINVYLRFDDSVTKTPGYDSYVQTNQILSFGFSYKWD
- a CDS encoding S-adenosylmethionine:tRNA ribosyltransferase-isomerase → MHTPQQIHISDYAYALPDDRIAKYPLAERDASKLLIYRGGQIRETLFRHLPDCLPDGALLVFNNTRVIRARLLFRKDTGAMIEIFCLEPAVPSDYEQSFAQTAHCTWHCLVGNSKRWKSGQLHTTVTVGGEPVTLSAERVSVAGEAGDLVDFHWDNPRCTFSDVLEAVGVLPIPPYLHRETEAQDLQTYQTVYSKVKGSVAAPTAGLHFTPAVLAELDARGIEREEVTLHVGAGTFRPVKSDTIGGHAMHTEHFAVTRRTVDRLLAKPEHVIAVGTTSVRTLESLYYIGCALARDGADESADGAFTVGQWEPYDADAPTLTAEEALRAILSYLDRRGMDRLWAATQIIIAPGYQFKIVRGMVTNFHQPQSTLLLLVSAFVGGDWRTIYDYALAHDFRFLSYGDSSLLL